A section of the Nitrospirota bacterium genome encodes:
- a CDS encoding DNA translocase FtsK — protein sequence MKIEFKKEIAQHSKIDEIIGVASIAFTLIVILSLISYDHEDPSFNTATGRQAVHNYVGIVGAYLSDLLLQFFGGGAYIIPAITLVYGGNRLLRREKTHRLIKLFGGLFMLLSFSTLLSLRSEHIYLFKGQGVLSGGFFGYTISNILIRYFSTAGAYIIASTILLISILITTRFSISSFYIGIIEFLKSLFLKTQKHVDILSKRELKPKPNDLPTEGPTISDSSQLQTPVQQARPVSLEPIQQELGFSETGVFNLPPLSILREPSTVKRRVSKEELLMSSSILEKKLQDFGIEGRVIQVHPGPVVTMYEFEPAPGIKVNRIVGLADDIAMAMRAVSVRVVAPIPGKGAVGIEIPNNQREEVFLKEILSSDEFMKSQSPLTVALGKDIFGNPVVTALAKMPHLLVAGATGSGKSVAINAMVCSILFNTRPDEVRMLMIDPKLLELSVYEDIPHLLHPVITNPKRASDAIKKVVWEMERRYKILAEREVRNIEGYNRLLDVEKLPYILVFIDELADLMTISAHEVEDSIARLAQMARAAGIHLVVATQRPSVDVLTGTIKANFPARISFQVSSKTDSRTILDSIGAEQLLGKGDMLFLPPGTSRITRIHGAYVSESEIKELVDFLKGQARPDYETFMEHELTAEEERKSDDERDELYARAVELVTSTGNASISMIQRRLRVGYNRAARMIEMMEEDGIVTPSEGGKPREVIRRRDKKKW from the coding sequence ATGAAAATAGAATTTAAAAAAGAGATAGCACAGCATAGCAAAATAGATGAAATCATAGGGGTTGCTTCTATTGCCTTCACATTGATAGTGATCTTGAGTTTAATCTCGTACGATCACGAAGACCCTTCTTTTAATACTGCGACAGGACGTCAGGCTGTCCATAATTATGTCGGGATAGTTGGTGCATATCTTTCTGATCTCCTTTTGCAGTTTTTTGGAGGAGGGGCTTATATAATACCAGCAATTACGCTTGTTTATGGCGGCAACAGGCTGCTTAGAAGGGAAAAAACACATCGCCTGATAAAACTATTTGGTGGTTTATTCATGCTACTGTCGTTTTCAACACTCCTGAGCCTCCGTTCTGAACATATCTATCTCTTTAAGGGACAGGGGGTGCTTTCAGGGGGATTCTTTGGTTATACAATTTCTAATATACTCATACGATATTTCTCAACCGCAGGTGCTTATATAATAGCATCTACCATATTGCTGATTTCTATTTTAATTACCACAAGATTCTCTATCTCATCGTTCTATATCGGTATCATTGAGTTCCTGAAGTCCCTTTTTTTAAAGACCCAGAAACATGTGGATATATTGAGCAAACGCGAATTAAAACCGAAACCTAATGATTTACCAACCGAAGGGCCAACAATCAGTGATTCATCGCAGTTACAAACCCCTGTTCAACAGGCACGTCCTGTTTCTTTAGAGCCAATCCAGCAAGAACTCGGGTTTTCAGAAACAGGTGTGTTTAATTTACCTCCACTATCAATACTGCGGGAGCCATCCACAGTTAAAAGGAGAGTCTCAAAGGAAGAGCTTTTGATGTCTTCAAGTATACTTGAGAAGAAACTTCAGGACTTCGGTATTGAGGGTAGGGTAATACAGGTTCATCCTGGGCCGGTGGTAACAATGTATGAATTTGAGCCTGCACCTGGAATAAAGGTGAATAGAATCGTTGGACTCGCAGATGATATAGCTATGGCTATGAGGGCAGTGAGTGTGAGGGTAGTTGCACCTATCCCTGGAAAAGGGGCAGTCGGTATAGAGATACCTAATAACCAGCGTGAGGAGGTATTTCTCAAAGAAATACTTTCATCCGATGAATTCATGAAAAGCCAATCACCCCTAACAGTCGCTCTCGGAAAGGATATATTCGGTAATCCAGTTGTTACCGCCCTTGCCAAGATGCCTCATCTTCTTGTTGCGGGTGCAACAGGTTCAGGCAAGAGTGTGGCAATAAATGCAATGGTCTGTAGCATACTTTTTAATACCCGTCCTGACGAAGTGAGGATGCTGATGATAGATCCAAAACTTCTTGAGCTTTCTGTTTACGAAGATATACCACATCTCCTCCATCCTGTAATCACAAATCCGAAGCGGGCTTCGGATGCAATCAAGAAAGTTGTATGGGAAATGGAAAGGAGATACAAAATACTTGCCGAGAGAGAGGTAAGAAACATAGAGGGCTACAACAGGCTATTAGATGTAGAAAAACTGCCCTATATACTTGTTTTTATCGATGAGCTGGCTGATTTGATGACAATATCAGCCCACGAGGTTGAAGACTCTATTGCACGTCTGGCGCAGATGGCCAGGGCAGCAGGCATACACCTCGTGGTCGCTACACAAAGGCCATCCGTGGATGTCCTTACAGGGACGATAAAGGCTAATTTCCCGGCGAGGATATCCTTTCAGGTCTCTTCAAAGACAGATTCGAGGACAATACTTGACTCAATTGGTGCAGAACAGCTTCTCGGAAAAGGCGATATGCTCTTCCTTCCACCAGGGACATCCAGGATTACAAGAATACACGGTGCCTATGTGTCTGAATCAGAGATCAAAGAACTGGTGGATTTTTTAAAAGGTCAGGCAAGACCAGATTATGAGACATTTATGGAGCATGAGCTTACAGCGGAGGAAGAAAGAAAATCCGATGACGAAAGGGATGAACTATATGCCAGGGCAGTAGAACTCGTCACTTCTACTGGTAATGCCTCTATATCTATGATTCAGCGAAGGCTCAGGGTTGGATATAACAGGGCAGCGCGTATGATTGAGATGATGGAAGAGGATGGTATTGTTACGCCTTCAGAAGGAGGAAAACCGAGAGAGGTGATACGGAGAAGGGATAAAAAGAAGTGGTGA